From the Equus przewalskii isolate Varuska chromosome 19, EquPr2, whole genome shotgun sequence genome, one window contains:
- the FOXQ1 gene encoding forkhead box protein Q1 — translation MKLEVCGPRAAHGDKPGSDLEGAGGSDAPSPLSAAGDDSLGSDGDCAANSPAAGGTARELAGGGERRSGGGPDAEEQGRAAAAGDADAEAGAAGPGAGSAGGGEGARSKPYTRRPKPPYSYIALIAMAIRDSAGGRLTLAEINEYLMGKFPFFRGSYTGWRNSVRHNLSLNDCFVKVLRDPSRPWGKDNYWMLNPNSEYTFADGVFRRRRKRLSHRAAGPAPGLRPEEVVVRPAAAPPPPPPAPAAPSSPGARSPARPEGRASPAGKFSSPFAIDSILSKPFRSRRDGDAAAGARMPWGAAPCPPPPAYPALLRGAPGGALLPLCAYGAAEPALLGARRAEAAPAAPVPPPAPRVLFAPLSASAPAKPVRGPAAGGGAPLYCPLRLPAALQAAATCGPGRPVSYPVETLLA, via the coding sequence ATGAAGTTGGAGGTGTGCGGCCCCCGCGCGGCCCACGGGGACAAGCCGGGTAGTGACCTGGAGGGCGCGGGCGGCAGCGACGCGCCGTCTCCGCTGTCGGCGGCCGGAGACGACTCCCTGGGCTCAGACGGGGACTGTGCGGCCAACAGCCCGGCGGCGGGCGGCACCGCCAGGGAGCTGGCGGGCGGCGGCGAGCGGCGCTCGGGCGGCGGGCCAGACGCCGAAGAGCagggccgggcggcggcggcgggggacGCGGACGCggaggcgggggcggcggggcccGGCGCGGGGAGTGCGGGGGGCGGCGAGGGCGCGCGCAGCAAGCCGTACACGCGGCGGCCCAAGCCCCCGTACTCGTACATCGCGCTCATCGCCATGGCCATCCGCGACTCGGCGGGCGGGCGCCTGACGCTGGCCGAGATCAACGAGTACCTCATGGGCAAGTTCCCCTTCTTCCGCGGCAGCTACACGGGCTGGCGCAACTCGGTGCGCCACAACCTCTCGCTCAACGACTGCTTCGTGAAGGTGCTGCGCGACCCCTCGCGGCCCTGGGGCAAGGACAACTACTGGATGCTCAACCCCAACAGCGAGTACACGTTCGCCGACGGGGTCTTCCGCCGCCGCCGCAAGCGCCTCAGTCACCGGGCAGCGGGCCCCGCCCCGGGGCTTCGGCCCGAGGAGGTCGTGGTCCGCCcggccgccgcgccgccgccgccgccgcccgcgcccgccgccccgtCCTCGCCCGGCGCGCGCTCGCCCGCCCGCCCGGAGGGCCGCGCCAGCCCGGCGGGCAAATTCTCCAGCCCCTTCGCCATCGACAGCATCCTCAGCAAGCCCTTCCGCAGCCGCCGCGACGGGGACGCGGCTGCTGGGGCGCGGATGCCCTGGGGCGCCGCGCCctgcccgccgccgcccgcgtACCCCGCGCTTCTCCGCGGCGCGCCCGGCGGCGCCCTGCTGCCCCTCTGCGCGTACGGCGCGGCCGAGCCCGCGCTGCTGGGCGCCCGTCGAGCGGAGGCAGCGCCCGCGGCGCCCGTGCCCCCGCCCGCGCCGCGCGTCCTGTTCGCACCCCTCTCCGCCTCGGCCCCAGCCAAGCCCGTCCGGGGCCCGGCGGCCGGCGGCGGCGCGCCCCTGTACTGCCCCCTGCGGCTGCCCGCGGCCCTGCAGGCGGCCGCCACCTGCGGCCCGGGCCGGCCCGTGAGCTACCCGGTGGAGACGCTCCTGGCCTGA